ATCGTCGGCAACCTGATCGATCCCGGCACCGGCCTCCACATCGACCCAGCCGCTTCCTCGGCCGGCAAGGACGCAGCCGCAGAAGGTCATGGGAGCACGACCGACTTCCTGCTCAGCATCATCCCGACGTCGATGTTCTCGGCGTTGACCTCCGGCGTCGTCCTGCAGACCTTGCTCGTCGCGTTGCTCGTCGGGTTCGCGCTGCAGCGGATGGGGGAGTCGGGCAAGCCGATCCTCAACGCGATCACCTGGCTCCAGAAGCTCATCTTCCGGGTGCTGGCGATGATCATGTGGGCAGCCCCCGTCGGCGCGTTCGGCGCGATGGCAGCCGTCGTCGGCGAGACCGGTGTCGACGCGCTCAAGAGCCTCGCGGTGATCATGGTGGCCTTCTACATCACCTGTGCGTTGTTCGTCTTCGTGGTGCTGGGGGCGATCCTGTGGTTCGCGACCGGGGTGAACCTGTTCAAGCTGCTGGCCTATCTCGGTCGTGAGTTCCTGCTGATCCTCTCGACATCCTCGTCGGAGTCGGCGCTCCCGCGGCTGATCGCCAAGATGGAGCACGCCGGGGTGCAGCAGGCCACCGTCGGCGTGGTCGTGCCGACCGGCTACTCGTTCAACCTCGACGGCACCGCGATCTATCTGACGATGGCCTCGATCTTCATCGCCGATGCGATGGGCGATCCGCTGGCGATCGGTGAGCAGATCGGGCTGCTGCTGTTCATGATGATCGCGTCCAAGGGTGCTGCCGGTGTGACCGGTGCGGGTCTGGCGACGCTGGCTGGTGGCTTGCAGTCGCACCGACCCGAGATGGTCGACGGAGTGGGTCTGATCGTCGGTATCGACCGGTTCATGTCGGAGGCGCGTGCCCTGACCAACTTCGCGGGCAACTCGGTCGCCACCGTGCTGGTGGGTCACTGGACCAACACGCTCGACCGGGCACAGCTCGACCGGGTGCTGGATCGCAAGGACCCGTTCGACGAGACCACGATGGTCGACGACCACGCCGCCCCGCCGCCTGCCGCGGAAGGCGAGAAGGCCTCGGTCTAGACCCCACGAGCTCAGGCCGTACGCAGCACACCGAGGTGCTGCGTACGGCCTGTTCTGTCTCGGGCGACCGGCGACGGGCTGTCGGCTACCGGTTGCGGTAGACGATCCGCGCCAGCTCGAAGGGCGCGACCCGCCAGGACCCGATCGGCTCGTCGTCGAGCCCGATCCGGCCGAGCGCGGCGATGATCCACGACATCGCGAAGCAGCCGATGCCGGCCACGGTCCAGATCCCGACGCTGCGCCAGGAGACGTCGCCGCCGAAGGCCCGGAAGACGCCGACGACCGCCGCGATCAGCGCGATCGCGGCCACCAACCAGAAGAGCAGCGAGCAGATCACGGCGGCGAGCCGCCCGGCGACCGCCAACGGGTCGCGAGGAGGCCGCCCGTGCGGCTGGTGATGGTGAGGTGGCGGATAGTTCATGTGGGCGCTGATTCTGGCGTACGCGGGCGCTCGGAGTCACACCGGGAGCGGAAAGTCTCCCCGGCACACCGGCGCACGAACGGTATGGTCCTGCGCATTCTCGGGTAAATGTTCGACGGCTTGCTCGGGACAGCGATGCCCCGTGCGACTAATGTTATCGAGATCACATGACGAGGCGCTGCCTCGTGGACCCGGTGTGGCCTGCGTGGCACGACCTCCGTGGATCAACGACGATGGAGGGTGCAACCCAATGCACGTGCGCAGATGGCAGATCGGAGCAGCCACCGTAGGCCTGCTCGCCGTGACCGGCTGTGGAGTGCCCGGCGGAGGCGGAAGCAACGATGCCGGCGAGACCAAGAAGGGTGACGGCAGCCTGCAGATCCTCGGAGCCGTCCCCGAGGGCGAGGCCGTGGGTCTGAACGCGGCCCTGAAGACGTTCACCAAGGAGACCGGGATCAAGGTCACCTACACCCCGTCGACCGACTTCACCACCGAGATCCGCACCAAGGTCAACGGCAACGACGCGCCCGACATCGCGCTGTTCCCGCAGCCGGGTCTGGTCGGCGACCTGACCGAGTCGGGTGACACCCTCCCGCTCGACGACCTCATCGACGTCGACAAGCTCGACGACACCATGATCCCGGGCCTGATGGACTCGGTGGAGATCGACGACAAGACCTACGGCGTGCCCGTGCGGGTCTCGATGAAGTCGCTGGTCTGGACCCCGAAGGGGTTCGAGCAGTCCGGCTACAAGGTGCCGAAGACCTGGGACGAGCTGATGAAGCTGCAGGACCAGATCATCGCCAAGGGCCAGACCCCGTGGTGTCTCGGCGCCGAGGCCGGCGCCGACACCGGCTGGGTCTTCACCGACTGGGTCGAGGAGATCGTCCTGCGCCAGGAGGGCCCGGAGTTCTACGACAAGTGGGTCTCCCACGAGGTGCCGTTCAACGACCCGAAGATCGTCAAGGCCATCGAGACCCTGGGCGACATCGTCAACAAGCCGAAGAACGTACGCGGCGGGGCCGACGGCACCCTGAGCGAGCCGTTCGGCGAGTCGCCGCTGCCGCTCTTCGACAAGAAGCCCGGCTGCGAGATGCACCGTCAGGCCAACTTCATCACCACCTTCTTCCCCGACGACGTGAAGAAGGATCTGGCCGGCAACGTCGGCGTCTTCGCCCTGCCGGGCGACATGGAGGGTGGCTACGAGGGCACCCCGGTGCTCGGCGCGGGTGACATGGCGACCGCTTTCACCAACGACACCGACGTGGTCAAGCTGATGGAGTTCTTCGCGTCCCCCGACTTCGGCACCGAGTGGGCCCAGGCCGGCGGCTGGCTCTCGCCGAGCGCCGAGTTCGACAACTCGAACTACTCCGACCCGATGTTCGGTGAGATCGCGACCCTGCTGCAGGACGCCGACACCTTCCGCTTCGACGGCTCCGACCTGATGCCCGCCCAGGTGGGTGCCGGCACCTTCTGGAGCGAGATGAATGCGTACGTCGGGGGTGAGAAGAGCGCCGAGGAAGCTGCCGACGCGATCGAGGAGAGCTGGCGATGAGCGATGACTCGTTCCTCAAGATCGTCAACGGCCTCGTCGCGATCGTCCTGGGGGTCGGTGGGACCGCCGCGCTCTACTGGGTGCTCAACTTCCTGGTAGGACTCCTGCCGGGCGCGTGGGACAGGCGGATCAAGCCCTACATCTTCATCGGGCCGGCCATCTTGGTGGTCACCGTCTTCTTGATCTACCCGGCCGTGATGACGGTGATCTTCAGCTTCGCCGACGCCAACAGCATCAACTGGGTGGGGTTCTCGAACTACGTCGACCTGTTCCAGGACAAGGAGTTCATCGGCACGCTGGTCAACAACCTGCTCTGGATCCTGATCGTGCCGGCCGGCAGCGTCATCGTCGGCCTGCTCGTGGCGGTGCTGGCCGACCGGCTCAAGGCACTGCCGGAGCGGATCGCCAAGTCGGTCATCTTCATGCCGATGGCGATCAGCTTCGTCGGGGCGAGCACGATCTGGGGCTTCGTCTACGCGACCAGGTTCGCGCAGGGCGACAAGCAGATCGGGTTGCTCTCGGCGATCTCGACGAGCCTCGGGTTCGAGCCGGTCGCCTGGCTGCGCATCTCCTCCTACAACCTCAACGACCTGCTCCTGATCGTCATCATGGTCTGGCTGCAGGCGGGGTTCGCGATGGTGCTGCTCTCCTCGGCGATCAAGGGCGTGCCCGACGACACCGTCGAGGCCGCCCGCATCGACGGGGCCAGCGAGCTGCAGATCTTCTTCAAGGTCGTCGTGCCGCAGATCTGGCCCACGGTGATCGTGGTGTTCGTGACCATCCTCATCTTGGTGATGAAGGTCTTCGACATCGTCTACGTGATGACCGGTGGTCGGTCCGGCACCTCGGTGCTGGCCAACACCTTCGTGCTCGAGCTCTTCGAGTTCGGTGACGCCGGTCGCGCGGCCGCGGTAGTGGTGGTCCTGATGGTCGCCGTGATCCCGGTGATGATCTACCAGATGCGCCAGTTCAAGAAGCAGGAGGCCCGCTGATGAACAAGCTCACCTTCGGTGGTCTCGCGGTGCGTGTCGGCATCGCGCTGCTGTGCCTGCTCTGGTTCATCCCGACCCTGGGGCTGCTGATCTCGTCGTTCCGAGACGAGGCCGATGTGAAGTCGAGCGGCTGGTGGACGGTCTTCACCGACCCGTTCAACATGTCGCAGTGGACCTTCGACAGCTACACCTCGGTCC
The sequence above is drawn from the Nocardioides albertanoniae genome and encodes:
- a CDS encoding cation:dicarboxylate symporter family transporter — its product is MSTNAPAPPRKKDRTHFLYIAVIAAVILGIFVGLVFPSFAVELKPIGTAFVNLIKMMIQPIIFCTLVIGVGSVASAAKVGKVGGLALGYFIVMSTVALAIGVIVGNLIDPGTGLHIDPAASSAGKDAAAEGHGSTTDFLLSIIPTSMFSALTSGVVLQTLLVALLVGFALQRMGESGKPILNAITWLQKLIFRVLAMIMWAAPVGAFGAMAAVVGETGVDALKSLAVIMVAFYITCALFVFVVLGAILWFATGVNLFKLLAYLGREFLLILSTSSSESALPRLIAKMEHAGVQQATVGVVVPTGYSFNLDGTAIYLTMASIFIADAMGDPLAIGEQIGLLLFMMIASKGAAGVTGAGLATLAGGLQSHRPEMVDGVGLIVGIDRFMSEARALTNFAGNSVATVLVGHWTNTLDRAQLDRVLDRKDPFDETTMVDDHAAPPPAAEGEKASV
- a CDS encoding ABC transporter substrate-binding protein; this translates as MHVRRWQIGAATVGLLAVTGCGVPGGGGSNDAGETKKGDGSLQILGAVPEGEAVGLNAALKTFTKETGIKVTYTPSTDFTTEIRTKVNGNDAPDIALFPQPGLVGDLTESGDTLPLDDLIDVDKLDDTMIPGLMDSVEIDDKTYGVPVRVSMKSLVWTPKGFEQSGYKVPKTWDELMKLQDQIIAKGQTPWCLGAEAGADTGWVFTDWVEEIVLRQEGPEFYDKWVSHEVPFNDPKIVKAIETLGDIVNKPKNVRGGADGTLSEPFGESPLPLFDKKPGCEMHRQANFITTFFPDDVKKDLAGNVGVFALPGDMEGGYEGTPVLGAGDMATAFTNDTDVVKLMEFFASPDFGTEWAQAGGWLSPSAEFDNSNYSDPMFGEIATLLQDADTFRFDGSDLMPAQVGAGTFWSEMNAYVGGEKSAEEAADAIEESWR
- a CDS encoding carbohydrate ABC transporter permease, whose translation is MSDDSFLKIVNGLVAIVLGVGGTAALYWVLNFLVGLLPGAWDRRIKPYIFIGPAILVVTVFLIYPAVMTVIFSFADANSINWVGFSNYVDLFQDKEFIGTLVNNLLWILIVPAGSVIVGLLVAVLADRLKALPERIAKSVIFMPMAISFVGASTIWGFVYATRFAQGDKQIGLLSAISTSLGFEPVAWLRISSYNLNDLLLIVIMVWLQAGFAMVLLSSAIKGVPDDTVEAARIDGASELQIFFKVVVPQIWPTVIVVFVTILILVMKVFDIVYVMTGGRSGTSVLANTFVLELFEFGDAGRAAAVVVVLMVAVIPVMIYQMRQFKKQEAR